Proteins encoded by one window of Drosophila melanogaster chromosome X:
- the CG44426 gene encoding uncharacterized protein yields MGTSMEEDYRMQDATFCSCFHVFMAQIIAVINNNKNKMAGQDQDERIGSWFLRTGQRIGAAQRRGLKDELRDVDADAISTEFCSINDKL; encoded by the coding sequence ATGGGGACGTCGATGGAGGAGGATTACAGGATGCAGGACGCCACCTTTTGCAGCTGCTTCCATGTGTTCATGGCGCAAATAATCGCCgtcatcaacaacaacaaaaacaagatgGCAGGACAGGATCAGGACGAAAGGATTGGGTCCTGGTTCCTCAGGACAGGACAGAGGATAGGAGCTGCGCAGAGAAGGGGGCTCAAAGATGAGTTGAGAGACGTTGACGCTGACGCCATTAGCACCGAGTTTTGCAGCATCAACGACAAACTTTAA